A window from Sinanaerobacter sp. ZZT-01 encodes these proteins:
- the aspD gene encoding aspartate 4-decarboxylase — protein sequence MDKMSLQREEIEKVYGKISPFELKDKLISLAEESNKSGTHSLLDAGRGNPNWIAATPREAFFTFGQFAVAESRRVWNEGDLGGMPKKEGIAQRFKQYINKNSSAPGAEQLKRIINYGITMKGFNPDEWIYELADGIIGDNYPMPDRMLWHIEKVVNDYLIQELCYNEPLEGIFRTFAVEGATAGMCYVFDSLIANNMLSKGDKIAIMTPVFTPYLEIPHLPRYNFEVVNICANEVDEQGNRTWQYPDSEIDKLSDKSIKALCIVNPSNPPSVAMKPESVKLLKNIVHKDNPDLMIISDDVYSTFVDGFRSLMADLPYNTIGVYSYSKYFGVTGWRLGTIAIYEDNVFDKLLKEQDEDKKERARRRYSGLSTNPDSIKFVDRIVADSRQVALNHTAGLSTPQQVQMAFFSLFAITDRENKYKNLTKNICRRRQKLLFEGLGLDVKKDQYSAAYYTQFDLIEWASQNYSEDFTKYLKDNYKTVDILIRLAEQSSIVLLDGNGFNGPEWSIRISLANLCDESYSKIGKVLHDVMEGYVEEWTENH from the coding sequence ATGGATAAAATGAGTCTTCAAAGAGAAGAAATAGAAAAAGTATATGGTAAAATCAGCCCATTCGAACTCAAAGACAAGTTAATAAGTCTTGCAGAAGAGTCAAACAAGAGTGGAACGCACTCGCTGCTGGATGCGGGAAGGGGAAATCCTAACTGGATAGCAGCAACACCTAGAGAAGCATTCTTCACATTTGGTCAGTTCGCAGTTGCGGAAAGCAGAAGGGTCTGGAACGAGGGGGACTTAGGGGGAATGCCCAAAAAGGAAGGGATTGCACAACGTTTCAAGCAATATATCAACAAAAACAGCAGCGCTCCAGGGGCAGAGCAACTTAAGAGGATAATAAACTACGGAATAACAATGAAAGGATTCAATCCGGACGAATGGATATACGAGCTGGCAGACGGTATAATCGGGGATAACTATCCTATGCCTGACAGGATGCTTTGGCATATAGAAAAGGTAGTGAACGACTATCTTATACAGGAGTTATGCTATAATGAACCGCTTGAAGGTATTTTCAGGACCTTTGCAGTAGAGGGAGCTACAGCAGGGATGTGCTACGTGTTCGATTCCCTCATCGCAAACAACATGCTTTCAAAGGGGGATAAAATTGCTATCATGACACCAGTGTTTACGCCATATCTAGAGATACCGCATCTGCCGCGATATAACTTTGAAGTGGTAAATATTTGTGCAAACGAAGTGGATGAGCAAGGTAACAGGACATGGCAGTATCCTGATTCGGAAATAGATAAGCTTAGTGACAAATCAATAAAGGCCCTATGCATTGTAAATCCAAGCAATCCTCCTTCGGTTGCTATGAAGCCAGAATCAGTTAAACTCCTAAAAAACATTGTCCATAAGGATAACCCAGACCTTATGATCATATCAGATGATGTATACAGTACCTTTGTGGACGGCTTCAGATCTCTGATGGCTGACCTGCCGTATAACACTATAGGGGTTTACTCTTACTCTAAATACTTCGGAGTCACAGGCTGGAGGCTTGGAACTATCGCTATCTATGAGGACAATGTATTTGATAAACTTCTAAAGGAGCAGGATGAGGACAAGAAGGAAAGGGCAAGAAGAAGATACTCCGGGCTTTCAACGAATCCAGACAGCATAAAGTTTGTAGACAGGATAGTGGCGGATAGCAGACAGGTTGCTCTTAACCACACTGCAGGACTTTCAACACCTCAGCAGGTGCAGATGGCTTTCTTTTCTTTGTTCGCTATAACGGATCGGGAGAACAAGTACAAAAATCTTACAAAGAATATCTGCCGCCGTAGGCAGAAGCTATTGTTTGAAGGGTTGGGACTTGATGTGAAAAAAGATCAATATAGCGCAGCATATTATACTCAATTCGATCTCATTGAGTGGGCAAGCCAAAACTACAGTGAGGATTTCACAAAATACCTAAAGGATAACTATAAAACTGTAGATATACTTATAAGGCTTGCAGAGCAGTCCTCAATTGTGCTCCTAGACGGAAATGGTTTCAATGGTCCTGAATGGTCTATAAGGATATCACTGGCAAATCTCTGTGACGAATCCTATTCTAAAATAGGAAAAGTTCTTCATGATGTTATGGAAGGTTATGTAGAAGAATGGACTGAAAATCACTAA
- a CDS encoding aspartate/glutamate racemase family protein, whose protein sequence is MSDINFNNEHLNNKTIGILGGMGPLATDDLFHKIIILTEAKNDNEHIHILIDNYTAIPDRTSYILGYGEDPTKYMVEAAMKLQLMGADVIIMPCNTAHYFYDEIVKYLRIPFINMIEEVAKKIKKVKPDASKIGLLATAGTCKSGVYDKILKKYGIKVIKPNGADQDKISDLIYGIKAGRTEYNSGDINSIISYFELQNIDTVILGCTELPVAFQMMNIKGNFIDPTKILAQSAIEMVGRKAMD, encoded by the coding sequence ATGTCTGATATAAATTTTAATAATGAGCATTTGAATAATAAAACAATTGGAATACTAGGTGGCATGGGGCCACTTGCAACGGATGATCTTTTCCATAAAATTATTATTCTTACAGAAGCTAAGAATGATAATGAACATATCCATATACTGATTGATAATTATACTGCCATACCTGATAGAACTAGTTATATTTTAGGTTATGGGGAGGATCCGACGAAATACATGGTAGAGGCAGCTATGAAACTGCAATTGATGGGTGCTGATGTCATAATAATGCCATGCAATACTGCCCATTACTTTTACGATGAAATAGTAAAATACCTTCGTATACCTTTTATTAATATGATTGAAGAAGTTGCTAAAAAAATAAAAAAGGTTAAACCTGATGCCAGTAAGATAGGATTGTTAGCCACAGCAGGAACCTGCAAGTCCGGAGTTTACGATAAGATATTAAAAAAGTATGGTATTAAAGTTATAAAACCAAATGGTGCAGATCAGGACAAAATTAGTGATCTAATATATGGCATTAAAGCTGGACGAACAGAATACAACTCGGGCGATATCAATTCTATAATTTCTTATTTCGAATTGCAGAACATAGATACTGTAATATTAGGTTGCACAGAACTGCCTGTAGCTTTCCAGATGATGAATATAAAAGGCAATTTTATTGACCCAACTAAAATATTAGCCCAGAGCGCAATTGAAATGGTGGGAAGAAAAGCTATGGATTAA